The Sordaria macrospora chromosome 2, complete sequence sequence CGTTGAAGGGTGGAGGTATCAAGACACTGTGCTCGAATATCAAGAATCCGGTTTCGTCAGGATCGACGTGCACGGGGCCGTGTCCGGGGAGTCATCGGGGAATGCATGATACTGAATCCGAGGGTTGTTTTGGTGGATGAACTTGACTGCGAGTTCAGGTCGGGTGGGCATGAAGATAGTGAAGCTCGGTGTTTCTTTGGTAACAGAAGAGGTGTGAGTTGTGAGCTTTGCCTTCTTCATGACCTCGGCGCACGACGCGAGCTCCTTGCTGTGATGTTGTCAGATAGGATCTTCGATAAGGTGCTGAGTGACCCGCGTTGTAGCTTCGTTTCATCGTGTCAAGATATCATTCCCCATGAGAAAAAAGAGTCATGACTGGCTGCAGCTCCAGCATCATCATTGAAATTCCCCTCGAATGTATTCCCAAACATCGTCCACCTTGTCGAGTTCAGCgtgaggtggttgatgacgTTGGAACCTGGAGAGCTGCATTTGGCGATGTCCAAATGCCAAGAAATGCCATGTTGCACGGGCCCACAACCCCAGTCTCACCAGCTGCCGCGGGGTCGGCCAGCTGCAAAAGAGCTACCTTCTTCCCGTATTTGGGGCTAGCGGCTGTTAGGGTCTGCCAGGAGCGCCCCAGGCTGGCCCCACGCGCGCACTTTCGACAGCGAAATATCCAAAATTTCAATTGGGTCTCCGCCGGATCTTGATCTTTTTTCGCATCCCCCAACTTCCTGTCAGGAGCACAGATACAGGTACGTACGGTTGGAAGAAGCGCCCTCACGATCCCCTTGACGAGGCCGGATTCTTGCAGAAATTATTGCTGTttgaaagagaaggcaggGAAAGTCCAGAAAAAAAACTaactttttcctttttccgcGAAACAACAGCGGACACAATGGCCTCCAGACCTaccgtcaccatcatcggcgccgaTGGCAAGGCCACCGGCGCCACCGAGGTCCTCCCCAAGGTCTTCGGCGCTCCCATCCGCCCGGATATCGTCAAGCACGTCCACACCGGCATGGCCAAGAACAAGCGCCAGCCCTACTCCGTCTCCGAGAAGGCTGGTCACCAGACCTCCGCTGAGTCTTGGGGCACTGGTTAGTGAACACCCAGCACGCGATTTTGGAATTACACGAAAGGAAATTGAACCGAGGTCGGAAAAACGGAACGATGAtcgatggaagggattcGAGATTTTTTTGATTGGGCGAAGAACTCGATATCACGAAAACGATCACGAAAACCGCGACTTAGGGGAATTCTTTTCGACGGGCAAATTCTGCAACACGATGTGGAGGAACACTTTGAGCTGACCGTGATTCTCAACACAGGTCGCGCTGTTGCCCGTATCCCCCGTGTCTCCGGTGGTGGTACTCACCGCGCCGGTCAGGCCGCTTTCGGTAACATGTGCCGTTCCGGTCGCATGTTCGCCCCCACCAAGATCTGGCGCAAGTGGCACGTCAAGGTCAACCAGGGCCAGAAGTACGTGCTATCAAGATATCAACAAGGGGAAAAACAATCATGGCTAACATTTGTCTAGGCGTTTCGCTACTGCCTCTGCCCTTGCTGCCTCCGCTGCCGCTCCTCTCTTGATGGCCCGCGGTCACCAGgtctcctccgtccccgAGGTTCCCCTCGTTATTGACTCCGCTGCTTTCTCCGGTGCCAACAAGACCGCCAAcgcccttgccctcctcaaggctgttggtgctggtgccgatgtcgagaaggccaaggcctcCAAGAAGCTCCGCGCCGGTAAGGGCAAGCTCCgtggccgccgccaccgccagcgTCGCGGTCCCCTCGTCGTCTACTCCGCCGAGACCGACGGCAAGGACCTCGTCCAGGGCTTCCGCAACATCGCCGGTGTTGAGACCTCCCCCGTCGAtgccctcaacctcctccagctcgcccCCGGTGGCCACCTCGGCCGCTTCATCGTCTGGACCTctgccgccatcaaggagctTGATGCCGTCtacgagtccaagaagggcTTCCAGCTTCCCGTCAACGTTGTCGCCCAGGCCGACCTTACCCGCCTCATCAACTCTTCTGAGATTCAGTCCGTCCTCCGTGCCCCCAAGGGCgaggccaagaccaagcgCGTCAACgtccagaagaagaaccctCTCCGCAACAAGCAGgttctcctccgcctcaaCCCCTACGCCGCTACCTtcgccaaggagaagctcggcgagatcaaggaggagggcaagccCCAGCGCGTTCCCGCCACCTTCAAGACCCTCCTCCAGGAGTAAATTTGGCCTTGATGGGAAAATGGATGGCAGGAAGCTGTGGGTGCGAATTCGGCGTCATGGATTAGGCATGTGTTCACAATATACACATCAATGAATTCTGAAACCGAACCAaatttccttttctttgttcaCCAAAATCTCGGTACTTGAGCGAGTGACCTTGTAGATTCAATACCCCATTTGTTTGCATGCTACGTCCTTTGGTGTGATCATGACAATCTTTCACCTTTACGTAGGTAGGCAGTGAAATGCAACAGGTACCATGCTTGCATTCGCGACATACATCAGTTTGGTGTCCGTATTGCTTATTAAGTCGTGCAACTTGAAATCTTGTTCAAAATCCGTTACACATTATATCCCATTTATCGTAAATCATATACGCATTGTCTCCTTCATCACAACTATACCCTCTAAATCTCATCTCTAGACATAACTAGcaccccaaccaacccccAAGGTTATTCatcccctccgccgcccCAGCCTG is a genomic window containing:
- a CDS encoding 60S ribosomal protein uL4, translated to MASRPTVTIIGADGKATGATEVLPKVFGAPIRPDIVKHVHTGMAKNKRQPYSVSEKAGHQTSAESWGTGRAVARIPRVSGGGTHRAGQAAFGNMCRSGRMFAPTKIWRKWHVKVNQGQKRFATASALAASAAAPLLMARGHQVSSVPEVPLVIDSAAFSGANKTANALALLKAVGAGADVEKAKASKKLRAGKGKLRGRRHRQRRGPLVVYSAETDGKDLVQGFRNIAGVETSPVDALNLLQLAPGGHLGRFIVWTSAAIKELDAVYESKKGFQLPVNVVAQADLTRLINSSEIQSVLRAPKGEAKTKRVNVQKKNPLRNKQVLLRLNPYAATFAKEKLGEIKEEGKPQRVPATFKTLLQE